A single Endozoicomonas sp. NE40 DNA region contains:
- the rne gene encoding ribonuclease E, protein MKRMLINATQSEELRVALVDGQRLYDLDIESGAREQKKANIYKGKITRVEPSLEAAFVDFGAERHGFLPLKEISREYFRAPHSGGRPSIKDVIKEGQEVIIQVDKEERGNKGAALTTLVSLAGRYLVLMPNNPRAGGISRRIEGDERAELRETLSQLNIPAEMGVIVRTAGLGRSQEELQWDLDYLLQLWSSIKDAAEQPAPLLIYQESNVIIRAIRDYLRQDIGEVLIDKQSVYDEAVTFIKQVMPQYEQKIKLYKDSIPLFNRFQIESQIETAFQREVRLPSGGSIVIDPTEALVSIDINSARATRGGDIEETALNTNLEAADEIARQLRLRDIGGLIVIDFIDMSHNRNQREVENRIRQALSMDRARVQTGRISRFGLLEMSRQRLRPSLGETSGVVCPRCSGQGTIRDIESLALSILRLMEEEAMKDKTSEIRAQVPVSVAAFLLNEKRSMIAKIEKRHQARVIVIPNANLDTPHYDVQRLRDDHVAEHVESSYEILEAEDTVEQLAATAKPTPRQEAAVKTVAPAQPAPVKQEKPGLIRSFVKALGGLFGTEESTEEQPKKTESRQKPQPSSRPQRERQQPQRRQRSSRDQQREARDTRREQSDEQRQNRNERRRGGRQDRSDSRNEQRNEQRNEQRGDQGDNRQQRQPRQKQDRQESRVQRQKQERFDREEQASRDESRSDARKTDSLSQEPEQQGEDNRRRRRPGSAQRRRSNRPTQRDRNVQDQPTLPPLSKPQEPKPQEPKPQESKSQEPKAQAKPAPAQEAKPALEAKTETPQERKPAPQPVAKAAPAEAQPAPKAQQQKPEIQAPTEAAKTEKPVIAKPVNKASDSAEKAEPAAGVRSEAPESATREPRMTEMAKAVAASHQPTIPVETAPVTTPVEFAQPEARADQTFSDAVEQLQNALTQLTEKPEETSAETTPTVKPAVEKPAEPAAQQPVAQEPAAQQKAVKPVDQETAPVAEEQEAATTVSEPQAQVENTPESQRPARRRRRSRAMNDPRLKRKQQAEQTTEDRQPTAQTDSHTEASQ, encoded by the coding sequence ATGAAGAGAATGTTAATCAACGCAACTCAGTCGGAAGAGTTGCGTGTTGCACTGGTAGACGGACAACGCCTGTATGATCTGGATATAGAATCAGGCGCCCGTGAACAGAAAAAAGCCAACATCTACAAAGGCAAGATCACCCGTGTCGAGCCGAGCCTCGAAGCTGCTTTTGTTGACTTCGGCGCTGAGCGCCATGGTTTCCTGCCCCTGAAAGAAATTTCACGGGAATACTTCCGCGCCCCACATTCCGGTGGCCGTCCAAGCATCAAGGACGTCATCAAGGAAGGCCAGGAAGTCATTATCCAGGTGGATAAGGAAGAGCGTGGCAACAAAGGTGCAGCCCTGACCACACTGGTCAGCCTGGCTGGACGCTACCTGGTTCTGATGCCAAACAACCCTCGCGCTGGCGGCATTTCCCGTCGTATTGAAGGCGACGAGCGAGCGGAACTGCGTGAAACCCTGAGTCAGCTGAACATCCCTGCAGAAATGGGCGTCATCGTTCGCACCGCAGGTCTGGGTCGCAGCCAGGAAGAACTGCAATGGGATCTGGACTACCTGCTACAACTGTGGAGTTCCATCAAGGACGCCGCAGAACAGCCTGCGCCTCTGCTTATCTATCAGGAAAGCAACGTTATCATCCGTGCTATTCGCGACTACCTGCGTCAGGACATCGGTGAAGTTCTGATCGACAAGCAGTCTGTGTACGACGAAGCCGTCACCTTCATCAAGCAGGTAATGCCGCAGTACGAGCAAAAGATCAAGCTTTACAAAGACAGCATTCCACTGTTCAACCGCTTCCAGATCGAATCCCAGATTGAAACCGCCTTCCAGCGTGAAGTACGTCTGCCATCCGGTGGCTCTATTGTTATCGATCCGACTGAAGCCCTGGTATCCATCGACATCAACTCCGCACGGGCGACCCGTGGCGGTGATATCGAAGAAACCGCACTGAACACCAACCTGGAAGCCGCTGACGAAATTGCCCGCCAGCTGCGTCTGCGCGACATTGGCGGCCTGATCGTGATCGATTTTATCGACATGAGCCACAACCGCAACCAGCGTGAGGTAGAGAACCGTATTCGTCAGGCTCTGTCCATGGACCGCGCCCGGGTTCAGACCGGTCGCATCTCCCGCTTTGGCCTGCTGGAAATGTCCCGTCAGCGCCTGCGCCCGTCTCTGGGTGAAACCAGCGGCGTTGTCTGCCCACGCTGTTCCGGACAAGGCACTATCCGTGACATCGAATCTCTGGCTCTGTCTATCCTGCGCCTGATGGAAGAAGAGGCCATGAAGGACAAAACCTCTGAAATCCGTGCTCAGGTACCGGTATCAGTGGCTGCCTTCCTGCTGAACGAAAAGCGCTCAATGATTGCCAAAATCGAAAAGCGCCACCAGGCTCGCGTGATTGTTATTCCAAACGCCAACCTGGACACTCCACACTACGACGTTCAGCGCCTGCGTGATGACCATGTAGCCGAGCATGTTGAAAGCAGTTATGAGATTCTGGAAGCAGAAGACACTGTTGAACAACTGGCCGCTACCGCCAAGCCTACTCCTCGCCAGGAAGCAGCCGTCAAGACTGTTGCACCTGCTCAACCAGCCCCTGTAAAGCAGGAAAAGCCCGGCCTGATCCGCTCTTTTGTTAAAGCCCTGGGCGGCCTGTTTGGCACTGAAGAAAGCACCGAAGAGCAGCCTAAGAAGACCGAAAGCCGTCAAAAGCCTCAGCCTTCTTCCCGTCCTCAGCGTGAACGCCAGCAGCCTCAGCGCAGACAGCGCAGCAGTCGCGACCAGCAGCGTGAAGCTCGTGACACCCGTCGCGAACAGAGTGATGAACAGCGCCAGAACCGTAACGAGCGTCGTCGTGGCGGCCGTCAGGATCGTAGCGACTCTCGTAATGAGCAGCGTAATGAGCAGCGCAACGAGCAACGGGGCGATCAGGGTGATAACCGTCAGCAGCGTCAGCCTCGCCAGAAACAGGATCGTCAGGAAAGTCGTGTTCAGCGCCAGAAGCAGGAACGCTTTGACCGGGAAGAACAGGCTTCCCGCGATGAAAGCCGGAGCGACGCCCGTAAAACCGATAGTCTGAGTCAGGAACCTGAACAGCAGGGTGAAGACAACCGCCGCCGTCGTCGTCCGGGCTCTGCCCAGCGTCGTCGCAGCAACCGTCCGACTCAGCGTGATCGCAATGTACAGGACCAGCCAACGCTGCCGCCTCTGTCCAAACCACAAGAGCCCAAACCACAAGAGCCCAAGCCGCAGGAATCCAAATCACAGGAGCCCAAAGCACAGGCTAAGCCAGCTCCGGCACAGGAAGCCAAACCTGCTCTGGAAGCAAAAACTGAAACACCACAAGAGCGCAAGCCTGCACCTCAGCCAGTAGCAAAAGCCGCTCCTGCAGAAGCACAACCAGCTCCGAAAGCGCAACAGCAAAAACCTGAAATACAGGCTCCAACTGAAGCAGCAAAAACAGAGAAACCCGTCATTGCCAAGCCAGTAAACAAGGCAAGTGACTCAGCAGAAAAAGCTGAACCTGCTGCAGGCGTGCGCAGTGAAGCACCTGAATCTGCCACCCGGGAACCACGTATGACTGAAATGGCCAAAGCGGTAGCGGCCAGCCATCAGCCTACAATCCCTGTTGAGACGGCCCCGGTCACCACTCCGGTAGAGTTCGCTCAGCCTGAAGCCCGGGCCGATCAGACTTTCAGTGACGCGGTAGAGCAGCTTCAAAATGCCCTGACTCAGCTGACTGAAAAGCCTGAGGAAACCAGTGCAGAAACTACTCCGACTGTAAAACCAGCTGTTGAAAAACCAGCAGAACCTGCGGCCCAACAACCTGTTGCTCAAGAACCTGCCGCTCAACAGAAAGCTGTGAAGCCGGTGGATCAGGAAACAGCGCCCGTTGCTGAAGAACAGGAAGCTGCTACAACAGTATCCGAACCTCAGGCACAAGTGGAAAACACCCCCGAAAGCCAGAGACCAGCTCGCCGTCGTCGCCGCAGTCGTGCCATGAACGACCCTCGACTGAAGCGCAAGCAGCAGGCAGAACAGACTACGGAAGACAGGCAGCCAACAGCGCAGACTGACTCCCACACAGAAGCTTCCCAGTAA
- a CDS encoding YceD family protein, whose product MIIGQLPKVFDPRKLARQGKQFEGSLALEQFGQLVDSLADDKGEVKVSLHFYMSEDHRVILEGTVSATLKMICQRCLDVADIQVTADLRLMGVLTDEQARALPEDFDPMMMGEEPVELVPLLEEELLLALPIVAYHPPEDCPAQTSFTTESEEEARAFAEQVEEEQKSSNPFSVLAKLKTDTTN is encoded by the coding sequence ATGATTATCGGGCAATTACCCAAGGTCTTTGACCCGCGAAAACTCGCGCGTCAAGGCAAGCAGTTTGAAGGTTCGCTGGCTCTGGAACAGTTTGGCCAGCTGGTGGACAGTCTGGCTGATGATAAGGGCGAGGTTAAGGTCTCTCTTCATTTTTATATGAGTGAGGACCACAGGGTTATCCTGGAAGGCACAGTGTCGGCAACGCTGAAAATGATTTGTCAGCGCTGTCTGGATGTAGCCGACATTCAGGTAACTGCTGACCTCCGGCTGATGGGTGTGTTGACAGATGAGCAAGCCAGGGCTTTGCCGGAAGACTTTGACCCAATGATGATGGGCGAAGAACCGGTTGAGCTGGTGCCTCTGTTGGAAGAAGAGTTGTTACTGGCTCTTCCGATCGTTGCCTATCATCCACCTGAGGACTGCCCGGCTCAGACAAGCTTTACCACTGAGTCGGAAGAAGAAGCTCGAGCCTTTGCTGAACAGGTAGAGGAAGAGCAGAAAAGCAGTAACCCTTTCAGCGTGCTGGCCAAACTGAAAACAGATACTACGAATTAG
- a CDS encoding Maf family protein codes for MKLLLASGSPYRKQLLERLGLEFSCQAPDIDETPMPGETADALSLRLSEAKARALAESYPDHLIIASDQAAQLGQTILGKPGTHNRAIGQLLACSNQAVTFYTGLCLLNTRTAKQQLDCIPFTVHFRQLSREQIESYIKKEEPLDCAGSFKCEGLGITLFTKMSGDDPNSLTGLPLIRLTDMLLNEGVNII; via the coding sequence ATGAAACTACTTCTTGCCTCCGGCTCTCCCTATCGGAAACAACTGCTTGAACGACTTGGGCTTGAGTTCTCATGCCAGGCTCCGGACATTGATGAAACGCCTATGCCGGGAGAAACTGCTGATGCTTTGTCCCTGAGACTCTCAGAGGCCAAAGCCCGGGCTCTGGCTGAGAGCTATCCGGATCATCTGATTATTGCTTCCGACCAGGCAGCCCAACTGGGGCAGACTATTCTGGGCAAGCCCGGCACCCACAACCGCGCCATCGGGCAACTACTCGCCTGCAGCAATCAGGCTGTCACCTTTTACACAGGCTTGTGCCTGCTGAATACCAGAACCGCCAAGCAGCAACTCGACTGTATACCTTTTACCGTTCATTTCAGGCAACTCAGCAGAGAACAGATTGAAAGCTATATAAAGAAGGAAGAACCACTGGATTGCGCCGGCAGTTTTAAATGCGAAGGACTGGGCATCACGTTATTCACAAAGATGAGTGGTGATGACCCCAACAGCCTGACCGGACTCCCACTCATCCGGTTAACCGACATGCTGTTAAATGAAGGCGTTAACATTATTTGA
- a CDS encoding UPF0236 family transposase-like protein, translating into MTTYGKVRLCERCLTVAGHRIRPFSENAHIHCRDYSLPLQRRLVDFASDSSFATASQKMEEHYGVIVPESSVRAITLGHARCMSEQSKASLKNCQECVGEGKQLIGEMDGSMIPVVLFDEEAEGDKRKARKVDWQEAKLCLVYEQGSCDKRHRVVMGEPGEAGDQWLSCAIEQGLNRQSSIHCVSDGAKWIASQADRVFASQGSFLVDYYHLCEYIADAAKECIGKDEKARKKWTDEQKTRMKAGESERVLAELEPYRNGKVGKEANKSEECHRYIRNRPGQFDYQAAEAANLPIGSGEIESSNRSVVQTRLKLPGAWWKPEHAHDMLNLRTLRANGDWNKYWKATG; encoded by the coding sequence ATGACCACTTACGGCAAAGTTCGTCTCTGTGAGCGATGCTTGACCGTTGCAGGGCATCGTATACGCCCTTTTTCCGAGAATGCCCATATCCACTGTCGTGACTACTCTTTACCGTTACAACGGCGATTGGTGGATTTTGCATCAGACAGTTCTTTTGCAACAGCTTCACAGAAAATGGAAGAGCATTATGGCGTTATCGTACCTGAGTCATCAGTACGAGCCATTACCCTGGGTCACGCCCGCTGCATGAGTGAGCAATCTAAAGCTTCCCTGAAAAATTGTCAGGAATGTGTAGGAGAAGGCAAGCAGCTGATTGGTGAAATGGACGGCAGCATGATTCCAGTGGTTCTTTTTGATGAAGAAGCTGAAGGCGACAAGCGCAAGGCCAGAAAAGTTGACTGGCAAGAGGCCAAGCTTTGCTTGGTTTATGAACAAGGAAGTTGCGATAAGCGACATCGTGTAGTTATGGGAGAGCCCGGTGAAGCAGGCGATCAGTGGTTGAGTTGCGCTATTGAGCAAGGTTTGAATCGGCAGTCATCTATTCATTGTGTAAGTGATGGGGCTAAGTGGATTGCCAGCCAGGCAGACCGCGTATTCGCATCTCAGGGAAGTTTTCTGGTGGATTACTATCACCTTTGTGAGTACATCGCAGATGCTGCTAAAGAGTGCATTGGAAAAGATGAAAAAGCCCGTAAAAAATGGACTGATGAACAAAAAACAAGAATGAAAGCAGGTGAGTCAGAGAGAGTTCTGGCAGAGCTTGAGCCTTATCGTAACGGTAAGGTTGGAAAGGAAGCCAACAAATCGGAAGAGTGTCATCGCTATATCAGGAATCGTCCCGGACAATTTGATTATCAGGCGGCAGAAGCTGCCAATTTGCCTATCGGTTCAGGTGAAATAGAGAGCTCCAATCGTTCTGTTGTTCAAACCCGGTTGAAACTTCCCGGAGCATGGTGGAAACCAGAGCATGCTCACGATATGTTGAACCTTAGAACTTTAAGGGCTAATGGTGACTGGAATAAGTACTGGAAAGCCACTGGATAG
- the plsX gene encoding phosphate acyltransferase PlsX: MRVALDIMSGDESPRSRIRAALRALNKYDYLELLLVGDNDLLQSYLNDVGYYDRGRLSLIHADATVAMDDKPSLALRTKRHSSMWQTLECVSDGRADACVSAGNTGALMAMGRFVLKTFAGVDRPAIAASVPSRNGSTLLLDVGANVDCTSMQLFQFAIMGSQLANAAHGIDRPRIGLLNVGTEEIKGNERVRIAHQLLNEHKQLNYIGYIEGHDIFSDRVDVVVCDGFAGNIALKTGEGVASLIADTLTEIFSRNLVTQGLAVLLSPILKEFNRKVDPELHNGASLLGLQGTVIKSHGGADEKGFYRAICQAVREAGKEVPARLAADVEKMLL, translated from the coding sequence ATGCGGGTCGCACTTGATATTATGAGCGGGGACGAAAGTCCCCGTTCACGTATCCGGGCGGCACTCAGGGCGTTAAACAAATACGATTATCTCGAACTCCTGCTGGTCGGTGATAACGATCTGCTGCAATCCTACCTTAACGATGTCGGGTATTATGACCGGGGTCGACTCTCTCTGATTCATGCTGATGCCACAGTGGCAATGGATGATAAACCTTCCCTTGCTTTGCGAACCAAGCGGCATTCTTCAATGTGGCAGACACTGGAGTGCGTGTCTGACGGACGTGCAGATGCCTGTGTGTCGGCAGGTAACACCGGCGCGTTGATGGCGATGGGGCGGTTTGTCCTGAAAACCTTTGCCGGTGTGGATCGTCCGGCGATTGCCGCCAGCGTACCCAGTCGAAACGGCAGTACTTTGCTGCTGGACGTTGGGGCTAATGTTGACTGTACCTCCATGCAGCTTTTTCAGTTTGCCATTATGGGGTCTCAGCTGGCGAATGCGGCGCATGGTATCGACCGGCCGAGAATTGGCCTGCTAAACGTTGGGACAGAAGAAATAAAAGGCAACGAGCGGGTCCGTATCGCGCATCAGCTGCTGAATGAGCATAAGCAGTTAAATTACATTGGCTATATCGAAGGGCATGATATTTTTTCAGACCGTGTCGATGTGGTGGTGTGTGACGGTTTTGCCGGTAATATTGCCCTGAAAACCGGAGAAGGTGTGGCCAGCCTGATTGCTGACACGCTGACCGAGATATTCAGTCGAAACCTTGTCACGCAAGGACTGGCTGTATTACTCTCCCCCATTCTCAAAGAATTCAACCGCAAGGTTGATCCGGAATTACATAATGGTGCCAGCCTGCTTGGTTTACAGGGAACTGTGATCAAGAGTCATGGCGGTGCCGATGAAAAGGGCTTCTACCGGGCCATTTGTCAGGCAGTCCGGGAAGCTGGTAAGGAAGTGCCTGCCAGACTGGCGGCTGATGTGGAGAAAATGCTGCTCTGA
- a CDS encoding LysE family translocator, with product MENYLAVLLFTFSTTVTPGPNNIMIMSSGLNYGIRRSMPHYLGICIGFPAMVAAVGLGFDVIFQKLPFLHDVIKIAGTLYLLYLAYHVATASSETNLENNKNPLTFLQAAAFQWVNPKAWIMATGAVAAYTTIDSDILLQVFYITFAFLLAAFPCIAVWLLFGANLKKILKNTLHQRLFNVSMALLLAISVLPVIIELVSEHLA from the coding sequence GTGGAAAATTATCTTGCTGTTCTGCTCTTTACATTCTCGACGACGGTAACCCCCGGCCCCAACAATATCATGATTATGAGTTCAGGTTTAAATTATGGTATCAGAAGAAGCATGCCCCATTATCTGGGTATTTGCATCGGGTTCCCAGCCATGGTCGCAGCAGTCGGACTTGGTTTTGACGTTATTTTTCAGAAACTACCATTCTTGCATGATGTGATAAAAATAGCAGGGACACTTTATCTTCTCTATCTGGCTTATCATGTGGCAACCGCATCCAGCGAGACCAACCTGGAAAACAACAAAAATCCACTAACCTTTTTGCAGGCCGCCGCTTTTCAATGGGTTAATCCAAAAGCCTGGATTATGGCAACGGGCGCAGTCGCTGCTTATACCACCATAGATAGTGATATTCTTTTACAGGTTTTTTATATTACCTTTGCTTTCCTGCTGGCTGCCTTTCCATGCATTGCTGTCTGGCTACTGTTTGGTGCCAATCTTAAAAAAATACTGAAAAACACATTACACCAGCGACTTTTCAATGTCTCCATGGCGCTTTTACTGGCTATATCCGTGTTGCCTGTCATCATTGAACTGGTATCGGAACACCTTGCCTGA
- the rluC gene encoding 23S rRNA pseudouridine(955/2504/2580) synthase RluC, with product MDRRLNDSRDSASAQADRPKVRLVSIDADDAGQRVDNYLVRELKGVPKTRVYRIIRKGEVRVNKKRVTAAYRLQDGDVLRIPPIRVAEKTDKVLVGGGLAEKLESSIIYEDDQLIIINKPSGIAVHGGSGINFGVIEAMRKIRPDARSLELVHRLDRDTSGCLMIAKRRSMLRYLHNQFQEDKVSKIYNALVIGRWPNRKVLVNAPLLKNTLQSGERMVRVDLDGKKSRTRYQVLERYNHQGESATLVEASPITGRTHQIRVHCLHAGYAILGDDKYGTDEDNKRYRNFGLKRLFLHAARLKLTLPDGTPLTVDAPLSPDLQAVLETLGSERDGPSA from the coding sequence ATGGACAGACGACTCAATGATTCCCGCGATTCGGCTTCTGCTCAAGCGGATCGCCCTAAAGTACGACTGGTCAGCATTGATGCTGATGATGCTGGTCAGCGTGTTGACAATTATCTGGTTCGGGAGCTGAAAGGTGTTCCGAAGACTCGTGTTTACCGGATCATTCGCAAAGGTGAAGTACGGGTAAATAAAAAGCGCGTAACGGCTGCCTATCGTTTGCAGGATGGCGATGTGCTGCGTATTCCACCCATCCGTGTCGCTGAGAAGACGGATAAAGTGTTAGTGGGTGGTGGCCTGGCGGAAAAACTGGAATCTTCCATTATTTATGAAGATGACCAGCTGATCATTATTAACAAGCCTTCCGGCATTGCCGTTCACGGGGGCAGTGGTATCAACTTTGGCGTGATTGAGGCGATGCGCAAAATTCGCCCGGACGCCCGCAGCCTGGAACTGGTACACCGGCTGGATCGTGATACCTCCGGCTGTCTGATGATTGCCAAGCGTCGCAGTATGTTGCGTTATCTGCACAACCAGTTTCAGGAAGACAAGGTCAGTAAAATTTATAACGCCCTGGTGATCGGGCGCTGGCCAAATCGCAAAGTACTGGTGAATGCGCCGCTGTTAAAAAACACGCTGCAATCGGGTGAACGCATGGTTCGGGTTGATCTGGACGGTAAAAAGTCCAGAACCCGTTATCAGGTGCTGGAGCGTTATAACCACCAGGGTGAAAGTGCAACCCTGGTGGAAGCCAGCCCGATTACCGGGCGTACGCACCAGATTCGTGTGCATTGTCTGCATGCCGGTTACGCCATTCTGGGTGATGACAAGTACGGCACAGACGAGGACAATAAACGCTACCGGAACTTTGGCCTGAAACGACTGTTTCTGCATGCGGCACGATTAAAACTTACCCTGCCTGATGGCACACCTTTGACTGTTGATGCACCACTGTCGCCTGATCTGCAGGCTGTTCTGGAAACCCTTGGAAGTGAGCGCGACGGACCGTCAGCCTGA
- the rpmF gene encoding 50S ribosomal protein L32: MAVQQNRKTRSRRDMRRSHDALTSAQLSVEATSGETHRRHHVSADGFYRGKKVVADK; this comes from the coding sequence ATGGCTGTTCAACAAAACCGTAAAACCCGTTCCCGTCGCGACATGCGTCGTTCCCACGATGCCCTGACTTCTGCCCAGCTGTCTGTAGAAGCGACTTCCGGTGAAACTCACCGTCGTCACCACGTTTCTGCTGACGGTTTCTACCGTGGTAAGAAAGTGGTTGCTGACAAGTAA
- a CDS encoding HAD family hydrolase, producing MDKRYSLIIFDWDGTLIDSVPTITRSLAIAAEQMGLPQLDEVAYKSVIGLSLTNAIRKLYPTLADEQLQRFIKQYREEYNRLEKQPSVPFPGVTNGLNVLREQGITMAVATGKGRNGLDRSMTANQYHEYFQASRCADETRSKPDPLMLEQLLEELDIPVEQALMVGDAGFDLQMAESLGMDRVAVTYGAQPKEKLLSHDPVFVADSFDDLIEWVGIVEHG from the coding sequence TTGGATAAACGTTATTCGTTAATTATTTTTGACTGGGATGGAACCCTGATTGATTCTGTCCCGACTATTACCCGTTCTCTGGCTATTGCTGCTGAACAGATGGGGTTGCCGCAGCTGGACGAGGTGGCTTATAAAAGTGTGATTGGGCTGAGCCTGACGAATGCCATTCGCAAGCTGTATCCCACACTGGCTGACGAGCAGTTGCAGCGGTTTATTAAACAGTATCGTGAAGAATACAACCGGCTGGAAAAACAGCCTTCTGTTCCGTTTCCGGGTGTCACTAACGGGCTGAATGTACTGCGTGAACAAGGCATTACCATGGCGGTAGCAACGGGGAAGGGCCGGAATGGTTTAGACCGGTCCATGACTGCCAATCAATACCATGAGTATTTTCAGGCGTCCCGCTGTGCGGATGAAACGCGCTCAAAGCCTGACCCGTTGATGCTGGAGCAATTGCTGGAAGAGCTGGATATTCCTGTTGAGCAGGCCCTTATGGTGGGCGATGCCGGGTTTGACCTGCAGATGGCAGAAAGCCTGGGAATGGATCGGGTGGCTGTCACCTATGGCGCCCAGCCAAAAGAAAAACTTTTAAGCCATGATCCGGTGTTTGTCGCTGACAGCTTTGATGACCTGATCGAATGGGTGGGCATCGTTGAGCATGGCTGA
- the fabD gene encoding ACP S-malonyltransferase, with translation MDKLAFIFPGQGSQSVGMLAEHIETPVVQQTFAEASEVLGFDLLSLITEGPADVLNQTENTQPALLTASVALWRLWEQKSDGIKPAFMAGHSLGEYSALVCAGAMEFVDAVRIVRQRGLFMQEAVPQGTGAMAAVLGLDDDAVLEVCAAAAQGEVVEAVNFNSPGQVVIAGHVKAVERAAGLAKEAGAKRAMLLPVSVPSHCALMKPAAEKLATELQSVELKAPEIPVIHNVTADTCSDPDQIRSNLVAQLYSPVRWVETISRFSESGVARFVECGPGKVLAGLNKRIVRRTPVSVLESAAAFDELLAE, from the coding sequence ATGGATAAACTTGCATTTATCTTCCCGGGCCAGGGATCACAGTCAGTCGGCATGCTGGCTGAACATATCGAAACGCCTGTCGTACAGCAGACCTTTGCGGAAGCTTCCGAAGTACTGGGCTTTGACCTGCTCAGCCTGATAACAGAAGGTCCTGCCGACGTTTTAAACCAGACTGAAAATACCCAGCCTGCGCTGCTGACGGCCAGTGTTGCCCTGTGGCGTTTATGGGAACAGAAGTCTGATGGCATCAAACCTGCCTTCATGGCCGGACACAGTCTGGGCGAGTACTCGGCGCTGGTCTGCGCGGGTGCCATGGAGTTTGTAGACGCCGTACGTATTGTGCGTCAGCGTGGCCTGTTTATGCAGGAAGCTGTACCTCAGGGGACAGGTGCCATGGCAGCGGTACTGGGCCTGGATGATGACGCAGTACTGGAGGTCTGTGCCGCAGCGGCTCAGGGTGAAGTGGTTGAAGCCGTGAACTTCAACTCTCCGGGACAGGTCGTTATTGCCGGTCATGTTAAGGCGGTTGAGCGTGCAGCGGGGCTGGCGAAAGAGGCGGGAGCCAAGCGTGCCATGTTGTTGCCCGTCAGTGTACCTTCCCATTGCGCCCTGATGAAGCCGGCTGCCGAAAAGCTGGCGACAGAATTGCAGTCCGTTGAGCTGAAGGCGCCCGAAATACCAGTGATTCACAATGTGACGGCTGATACGTGTTCTGATCCGGATCAGATTCGCAGCAATCTGGTGGCGCAGTTATACAGTCCTGTTCGCTGGGTAGAAACCATCAGCCGTTTCAGCGAGTCAGGTGTGGCGCGTTTTGTTGAGTGCGGTCCGGGCAAGGTGCTGGCTGGTTTGAACAAGCGTATTGTTCGTCGCACCCCGGTGTCTGTGCTGGAATCGGCGGCAGCTTTTGATGAGCTGCTGGCAGAATAA
- a CDS encoding S49 family peptidase, whose amino-acid sequence MEDNWKEPESVLPDKDDGKAWKLIENLAEGALKEQRRARRWGIFFKLLTFTWLFATIGIFYSAFRVDVSALENPDGHTALVDIGGVIADGNDASADIIVGGLRAAFEDPGTRGVILRINSPGGSPVQAGYIYDEIRRLRGKYPETPLYSVIMDIGASGGYYVAAAADEIYADKASLVGSIGVVSSGFGFVEAIDKLGITRRTYTAGEYKAFNDPFQPVDEEATARWQESLDSIHNQFVNAVKTGRGDRLADDEVIFSGMVWTGENAVRLGLVDGLGSAGYVAREVVGNETIVDFTARLSPLEKFARDLGVGFTGAMIKTLGLEGVTLR is encoded by the coding sequence ATGGAAGATAACTGGAAGGAGCCTGAGTCGGTTCTGCCCGATAAAGATGATGGCAAAGCCTGGAAGCTGATTGAAAACCTGGCTGAAGGCGCATTGAAAGAACAGCGTCGGGCTCGCCGCTGGGGCATTTTTTTCAAGTTGCTGACCTTTACCTGGCTGTTTGCCACCATTGGTATTTTTTATTCCGCTTTTCGCGTTGATGTGTCGGCGCTGGAAAATCCTGACGGACACACAGCGCTGGTGGATATTGGCGGTGTGATTGCTGATGGTAACGATGCCAGTGCTGACATTATTGTTGGAGGGTTGCGAGCTGCGTTTGAAGATCCGGGTACCAGGGGGGTTATCCTTCGCATCAACAGTCCGGGTGGAAGCCCTGTTCAGGCAGGTTATATTTACGATGAAATTCGTCGTCTGCGTGGCAAGTATCCAGAGACTCCACTGTACTCCGTGATTATGGATATCGGGGCTTCCGGAGGTTATTACGTGGCTGCCGCAGCCGATGAGATTTATGCCGATAAGGCCAGCCTTGTCGGGTCTATAGGTGTGGTTTCATCAGGCTTTGGTTTTGTTGAGGCAATAGACAAGCTGGGTATTACCCGACGTACTTATACGGCCGGTGAGTACAAGGCCTTTAATGACCCGTTTCAGCCAGTGGATGAAGAGGCCACTGCCCGCTGGCAGGAATCTCTGGACAGTATTCATAATCAGTTTGTTAACGCGGTTAAAACCGGCCGTGGTGATCGGCTGGCAGATGACGAAGTGATTTTTTCCGGCATGGTCTGGACCGGTGAAAATGCTGTCAGGCTTGGGCTGGTTGATGGTCTGGGTAGTGCGGGTTACGTTGCCCGGGAAGTAGTGGGCAATGAAACCATTGTTGACTTTACTGCCCGTTTGTCGCCACTGGAAAAATTTGCCAGAGATCTGGGTGTTGGTTTTACCGGTGCAATGATCAAAACGCTGGGGCTTGAAGGTGTCACCCTGCGCTGA